CTTAGGAATTTGCAGCCGATTTGTCATGATAGATAGAAGTTATTGTTGCTTAAAATTACTTACTGCTTTTAGTTTTACGTCTCATTTGTATTAGACCTGTTGCTAAAACTACGCTTCCCAACAAAGCACTTATAAAACTAATTAATAATGAACTACTTACAGCACCATAATAATTAAGTAATCCAAATATTGTACCAAGTACAAATAATAATGTACCACTAAGGATCAAAACATTATAGTTACTACTAGTAAATAGTTCTTGTGTTGGATTTGGTTGAGTAATACGCTTTAAGCTATATTCTAGTGATAAGCTTGGCTCAATATTAGCAGACTTTGCAAGTGAGCGTAATTGCCCAATAACTATTTTGTAACCATTTACTTCTTTTGCACAAATAGAACATTGGCGTAAATGGTTGTCAATACGGTGTTTAGCAAAGTCTGATAAATGATTGGATAAATACTCATCCAATTGCTGTTGTAGATTCTGACATTCGTTCATCTCGCTCATCGTCTATACCCATGCGTTTGCGTAACGCTTTTAATGCGTAAAATTTTCGTGATTTAATTGTCCCAATTGAACAAGAAAGAAGATCAGCAATTTGCTGATTTGTCCAACCTTCTATAAAACTAAGCTCTAAAACTAGGCGATGTTCTTCGCTTAAATCCTGCATTAGATCTTGTAGTTTTCTAAAATCTACTTGTTGATCTAAAGAAACACTTTCTTGAATTCGATCTCTTTCAGAAAGCTCTGATGGATTGCGACGACGAGCTACTTCATTACGCCAAAGATTAAGAGCGATTGTATAAAGCCAAGTAGTAAATTTAGCAGTTGCTTGATAACGAGATGCAGCATTAACCACACGTAAAAATGTTTCTTGAACAATATCTTCAGCTAGTTCACGTGAACCTGTTCGACGGTAAATAAAGTTAAGTAATCGGTGTTGGTGACGGCCAACTATTTCGGAAAACGCTGTTTCATCACCTCGACCAAAGCGCGTCATTAAATTTTCATCAGAAGACACAGCTAGGATTCCTCGCAAGAATTTTATTTGGTTGTTTTTTGATGGTTTTGTCTAGCTTATTAAAAGCTTTAGTCAAAAATATAAACCAGCTTAAAAAAAAAAGGTTCAAACTGGTTTTAAGATTTTTCTTATAATTAGCTATTTAGTTAAAGGCCAAAGAAATTGTCCAGATTTATCTAAATAACCAACACTACCTTTTACTTGTATTTGAGCTAAGCCATTAGCAAAACCACTACAGTTATAATAATCAAAAGGTGTTTTTATAATTACTGTGCCTAAACTATTAATATAAGCACATTTGCCGTTAATGCTAACTTGAGCTAAACCTTCATTAAAAGCATCAGCAAAGTCAAACATAGGTGCAATAACAATTTCGCCTGCTTTGTTTATATAACCATATTTATTATTAATTCTTACAGAAATTAAATCTTCTGAAAAAGCTCGATTTTCAAAAGTTATTGATGCTTTAAAGTTGCTTAAATTATAGGAGGATTTTTCATAACCTAAATCTTGGCTAGTTACTTCTGTGATATCTGTTTTAGTAAAATTTCCAAGCGTTTCATTAGGCAAATAGAAGAACACTTTTCCAGTTTTATCTATAAAAGCAGGGTGTAAATCATTTTGCTTAAATCGTACTGCTGCTAAAGATTCAGAAAATGATGTAGCAGAAAAAAACTGTGGATTAACTACTGTTTGGCCGGACTTATCAATAAAGCCATAATGATCCCCAATTTTAACTACTGCTAAGCCTTCAGAAAAAGACCGGGCTTGATCAAACTGTGGTGTAATTACTATTTCACCTTTTTTATTAATAAAGCCATATTTACCATTAATTGCAACTACAGCTAAGTCTTCAGAAAATGCAGCATAATTATTGACATTATTAGGTAGGTAAAATTCTGTTTCTCCACGGCTGTTAATTACTTCTATTTTGTTATCTTTACGTACAAATGCCAGACCTTGAGAGAAAAAGCTAGCTTGATCAAATTCTGCTGCTATAACTACTTTACCAGTTTTATCAATGTAACCCCATTTATTGTCTTGTTTAATGGGAAATAAATTTATGTCAGTAGAGTAATTAACAGTTTTGTGCTATGAGATTGTGCATTTATTGAGGTTTGATAAGATATTGTTAAAAAAGAACATATTATTAGGCTAATAAGAAAAATTTTTTTCATAAATTTTTACTCCTAACTAAGTTTATGGAAATTGATTTATGTAATGTTTATTTAATTTTAAGTTGGTTTTTACAGTATAAACTAGGAAGTTAGAATAAGGAAAGGTTACAGAAATATTATTTAAGCTATTTAAGAAGCAAAAAAGTAAGATAGGTGTATCAGAATAAACACTCAAGCACGAAATTACTTACAATTTCGTGCTTAGTAGGTTTTATGTAAATTTTTAATGGAAAATTAAACTTTAGTAACTTTCCCGCCTTTAATACATTGAGTACAAACTTTTAAGTGACAGCGTGTATTGTTAACAACTGTATGAACTCTTTGTAGATTGGGGTTAAATCTGCGTCTAGTGCGGTTATTAGCATAAGCTAACACGGTTGCCAAATTGTGGCCTTTTGCAAATATCACATTTCATTGACATAAAACTTTATCTCCTCTGCTAGTGCCAAAAATTATGCTTGGTGACAAGGGTTTTGATATTTTATTTTCGGCGCGTTTATTGGTATGATTTCAAATTCAGTTTTTAATAGAAAACGCTATTTATAGCAAACCACTTTTACTAAGTCAAATAATAAGGGCAAAAAGGAGCAAGTTTATTGTGCAAGTCAAGTCTAGTAGACTCAAAATGTTGTTATTTTCTCTAGTTTTATTATTTTCTTTAACCGTTGCTTGTGATACTGGTAGCAAAGCAGGCTCTAACACTAGTGGTAGTGGTGGGGAAACAGTCGCTAAAGTAGGAAGTATAGAAATACCTCTTTCTAAAGTAGATCGACTTATTGAACAAGTTGCAACAAAGTCAGACAGGTAAAAATTACCGATCTAAATATCGTTGAATTAGCTTCAGCACGACTTCAAGTACTAGATTCAATAATTACTGATGAAGTTCTTTATCAAAGGTCAAAACAAGAAAACATTAAAATTAGTGATGAAGATGTACAAGCTTTAATACAAAAGGCTATTCAGGAACGAGGGCTTTCTTCTGATGATTTTCAAAAAGAATTAAAAAATATAGGAATGTCAGAAGAAGAGTTTCGTGAAGAAGAACGTAGAAAAATGGCGGTTGCTAAACTACAAGAAAAAACTAGCCAGGTTAAACCACCAACAGATAAAGAAATAGAAGAATATTATAATAATAACCCAGGACAATTTACTATTGGTAAAGGTATTAATATTAGTCAGATAACTGTTGATGCAGCAGATAATAAAGCAAAAAACGATGCCATTGGTGAAGACCAAGCTAAACAAAAAATAGAAACTCTTTATAGCCAGTTAAAAACAGGTGGCGATTTTGCTACAGTAGCTCGTACACAATCAGAAGATCCTTCTGCATTAAAGGGAGGCGACCTAGGATTTTTAGATGAACAAGCTTTGCAACAAGGAGGCTTTCCTCCTCAACTTATACAAGCTTTTTATCAAATGCGAGAAGGTGATATCACTCCTCCTGTACAAGGCTCTAAAGGTCGTTGGTATATCTTTAAGCTGACGGCTAAACGCACTCAAGAAGAAAAGCTTACTTTAGATAATCCCCAAGTAAAGAGTCAAATTTCTCAACTTTTACTTTCTCAACGCAAAAATGTTCTTAACTCTGCATTGCTTGCAACAGCAATGAGCCAAACTAAAGTAGAAAATTTCTTAGCTCAAAGAATGCTTCAAAACCCAGATAATTTTGGCTCTCTAAGACCTACTAGTTTAGCTACAGGTTCTAATGCTACAGAAAATAAAGCTACACCTAAACCAGAGGAAAATAAAGAGGTTAAAGAAAATCCAATTACTGACCCAACCAAAGAAACCAAAGACGCTACTACAGATAAAAGTAGCGAAAAGAAACCAACAGAAAAATAAAATATTAACTTTAAACCATAAGATGATGACTCTATTTATCTTATGGTTTAACAATTGACTATTATGTTATTTCGATTTGAAGATATTTATAAGTCATATGCTACAGATAAAGTGCTTTGTGGTGTAAGCTTCCAGATTAATCCTGGCGAAAAAGTTGGTCTAGTTGGCCGTAATGGTGCTGGTAAAACTACAATTTTTCGTCTTTTATTAGCTACAGAACAAGCAGATCAAGGGCAAATTTTCCGCGCTAGTAATCTTTCCATTGGACTTCTAGCACAACAACATCGGGTTGTAGCAGGAACGACAATTTTAGAAAGTGCATTAAGCGTTTTTACAAAAGTACATGAAATAGAATCACGCATGAAAAAGCTAGAACAAGCTATGACAGAACTTGTTGATGAAGCTTTAGAAACAGCTTTAATTGAATATAGTGAACTGCAACAAAGCTATGAAATGGCAGGTGGTTTTACTGTTTCAGCACGTGCTGAAGCTGTTTTACTAGGTTTGGGTTTTAATAAGGCAGACTTTTCATTGTCTGTCACCCACCTAAGTGGCGGCCAACAAGCAAGACTTAGCCTTGCAAAACTTCTTTTAGGCGAACCAGACATTTTACTTTTAGATGAGCCTACCAACCATTTAGATATAAGTGCTATTGAATGGTTAGAAGAATTTTTAATCTCTTATAAGTCAGCCTATGTTATTATTTCTCACGATCGCTATATGCTTGATAAATGTACAAATAGAATCTTAGAATTGGAAACTGGCAAAATTAGTAATTATCCTGGTAATTTTTCTTTTTATCTTGAGGAGCGAGAAGAACGCCGTAAAGCACAACTTCGTGCTTATGAACAGCAACAAGAGCTTATTGAACGTACAGAAGAATTTATTAGACGTAATTTAGCAGGTCAAAAAACTAAGCAAGCAAAATCTCGTCGGCGTATGCTAGAGAAAATGGAAAAGGTAGAATCTTTAACTACAACAGAAGCAGTTGCTAGTTTTTCTGTTAAACCAATTGCACGTAGTGGTGATATAGTGTTAACTGTAGAAGATTTATCCATCGGTTATCAAACACATTCTTTAGCTACAAAAATTAACTTTACTTTGCGTCGGGGAGAAGTATTAGCTATCATAGGTGGTAATGGTACAGGAAAAACCACATTACTACGCACTTTATTAAATCGTCAACCTGCATTAAATGGTGAAGTACATTGGGGTAGTAATATTAGTATTGGCTACTATGACCAGCAACTTAATGAACTTAACCAAAGTAATCGGGTAATTGATGAGATAAGAGAACTTGAGCCTTATGCAGAAGAAGTAAAATTGAGATCATTTCTTGGAACATTTAATTTTTCTGGGGATGATGTATTTAAGCAAGTTTCTGATCTTAGTGGTGGTGAGCAAGGTCGTCTAGCTTTAGCGAAATTAGTCTATAGCCGGGTTAATGTACTGGTTTTGGATGAACCAACTAATCATTTAGACATTATTTCAAGAGAAGCCCTAGAAAGTGCTTTAGATGGATTTGCTGGTACAGCATTAGTTGTTTCCATGATGACAGATATTTTCTCGATCGATTGGCAACAGAAATAGTATACTTAGACGGCAAACAAGCAGAAATTTTTTCTGGCACATATTCAGAATATTGTGAAGTGCGCCAAAAACGTATTGAACAAGAGCAGCAACTTCGCGCACAGCAAGCACGTGAAGTGCGCAATATCACTAAAATTACCAAACCTAAAACTGTAAAAACAGTTCTACGTGATATAACTGTGATTGAAAAAGACATTGCAGAGTTAGAATCAGAGGTTTCTCAAGTTTCTCAATCACTAGCTAGCTTAGAGGTCGCTCGCAGTCCAGAGCGGTTAACTCAATTGCAAATAGAATATGATAGGCTTAATGAAAAGCTAGAATCGCTTTATCAAGAATGGGAAACAGTTATGTTAAGCAGAGAAAATGTTAATAGTTAATGAAGTTAGACATCAGATTTTGAGCTAATCAGGTTGAGGAGGCTATCATGAGAATTGCCTGTCCAAAATGTGGGCGTGAGTATAGACTAGATCCTTCGCGCATTCCTGCAAAAGGGGCAAGGTTTACTTGCTGGGGTTGTCAAGCAAAAGTAGAAGTTCGACCACTACAAGCTGGACAAAATGAGGCTACTGTTACAGAGTCAGCATCAAGCAAAGATCTAAAAGAACAAAAACAAGCAGTTGATGAAGCAAAAGCTACTAGCTCACCACCACCTGCTACATCAAATCAAAGTGATTCAAAAAGTGAAGATGAAGGCTTTTTTACTGGCCCAGGTATAAAGAAATCAACCCTAAGTAAAGCTGATAGTGAACCAAAACGAGAGCCAACTTCAGCAGCTAAAACTGCACCACTGCTACCTAGCAAATTACAAACAGCCCCAAATCCATCTGTGGAGGCGGGTTTAACAGGTGCATTAGTAGGTGGAGGCTTAACAGGAACACTAAAGGCACAACCCTTAAAAATTACTTGTCCAAAATGCCAACATGTATATCGTATAGATCCTTCGCGTATACCGGGCGGTGGAGGTAAATTTACTTGCCGTAATTGTCAAGCACGTATAGAAGTACGTCCTAACCAAAAAACAGAAGAAAAATCGGCAGAAGCAGTTCAAAAAGGAACTAGCAGATATCAAACTCCTCCAGTTTGTCAACCAACTATCCCAAATGCTGGCTTAGTAGCAAATGTAACAGATACTAAACCTGCTACAGAAGAAGAATTAAATAAACCCGGCCCAATTACAGGCCCATTTAGCTTTAAGCCTCCTGAAGAAGAATCTAAAAAAGAAGCACAAGAAGCACAAGCTATCTTTGATGGTGAGTCTACAATGGTAATGGGATCTCCTCCCTCACAAATCAAGAAGGCTATGGAAGAAGCTCAAGCTAAAACGGATGAAGAAGCTTCAAAAAAAGACTTTGGTTTCTCTTTTACGGATCCTTCAAATGAAATTAATGAACCAGTAAAATCACCTGCTTTCGATTTTTCTGATTTAAGTAAACCTAAAGAGGTAGGGTTTGACTTACCTATACCATCTAAGGAAGAAAAAGTAGAAGCAAATTTTAATTTTCTTGATCCAAATGCGGAAAAACCTGCTGAAGAGCCAAAAGAAAAGTTTAGTTTTTCTGATGATTCTACTCCAATTGCAGTAGGGACAACTCGTAAAGAATCAGGTGAATTGCCTAATACAGAAACAGCTAGTGCAGACACCAAAAGAGATCTTACAGATCCCTTAGAACCAATTTCTGAGGTAAACAGCACTTTAGCCATGACTAATGCAGATATTGCTTCTGTTATAGAATCTCGTACTAAAGAAAAATCAGAAGAAAAGACAGAAAAGGCAGAAAAAAAATTAACAATACCTATTCCGCCTGTATTTGAATTTGACCTTAATTTACCAGAAACAAAACCTAGTAGTGAAATATCCTCTGGCCTTAGCCAGGCTTCTGAAGATCTAAATGCTACAGTAGCTGTTGAAGCTGGTAAACCTGCTTGGCAATCAGCAGACAATGAAGAAAAAGCAGAAATCAAGAAAGAGCAAAGTGATAATATTTTTGACTTAAAAACCTCAGTTGGTGTGCCTTCATTAGCACCACTAAATGAAGCTACAAAAGCAGATGAAAATAAAACAAAACAACTTTCTTCTGAGCCTACTTTTAATTTAGAAGAAAAAGAACAATCTAGTCCTTTTACTTTTATTCCTCCTGCTGTAGCACCAACACTAGAAAAGCCTGGTGCTAACCTTGTTAAAGAGCCTGTAAAAATGGAGGAAAAATTACCAAATTCTCCTCCATTTAGTTTAACTAAAGGTGAAGAAGAGAAAAAAGCAGAGTCAAAAATACCTCCTCCACCATCCTTAAAACCTAAAACAGAACCGCCTGTTCTTAAAAAAGAAGATAAGCCTGCTTCAGAAATACCAGCATTTAAGCCGCCTAAAGTAGACTTACCTAAAGCAGAACCAGCTAAAAAGGAGCCAAAGTCAGATCCTCCTAAAGCTAAAGCAGATATACTTAATAAACCATTAAAAGAAGAAATAAAGACAGAAGAATTACCTATACCAGTTTATAACCCAGATATATTTTCTCCACCACCAGCATCAGAAGAAGCTGAGAGTAGTGGAAGTGGTTTATTTAAAGGATTGATAGTAGGATCTAGTGTAGCACTTCTTGGGGTAATTATTTATTTTGCTTTCTTTAGGACTCCAACACCAGTTGTAACAAGTTCACCTACACCTACAGAAACACAAATAGTAAAAAATACTCCTACTGTAGTTCAAACACCTGATGAGCCAATTACTAGCCCAACACCAAAGGCAAGTGTTAGCCCAACACCAACTACAACTAGTCCAACACCAAAGGCAAGTGTTAGCCCAACACCTGCAACTAGCCCAACTCCAAAAGTAACACCAACACCAAAAGCGACTGATAAGCCAAGCACAGGCGGTAGTTTGCCAGATTCTTTAGCTGGAGCAGGAAAATATACTGTCCAAGTACGTGCTACTCAAAGCCAAGGTGAAGCAGAAAGTATTGGAAAAAAATTACGTAGTAGCGGTGCAGAAGCTTATGTTGTAAGGGCTGATTTAGGAGCAAAAGGTATTTGGTATCGTGTACGAGTAGGACGTTATCAAAGCTTTGCAGAAGCCCAAAAAGCAGGTGCAGAACTAAAAAATAAAGGTTCAGTGGCAGAGTTTATAGCTACTACATATTAATCTATTTTGTTTTAATTAATTGAATGAGGAAGAAATTTAAGGTTTCTTCCTCATTCATTATTCTAGGCAATATTATTTAGGGGTAATAAATTATGAACAATAGTAAAAATTTTTTAATTGCTAGTTTAATAACACTACTATTTTCTACTCCTTACTCTTGGGCTGATACCATAAAATTAAAAGATGGTCGAGTTATTAAATGCGATTTTTTTCGGGAAGAAGGCACAGTTGTTCGCTATTGGATTGGCGACTCAATTTTAACTGTTTCACGCGATAAAATAGAAAGCCTAGAACGTGATAAAGAAAAGGGGGAAGACTTAAAAGCCTTTCCTAACCAACCTAATAATAATTCAGATAATAATTCAGATACTTCTAAACCAACAAAACTACGCCCAATCCCAAGATTTCCTATTGTTCGTACCATAGAGGGTAATTCCAATATGGAAGCAGTAGAAAAACTAGAAGCAGAGCTAAAAAATGACCCAACAGACAAAACAAAAATTGCTTCTTTAGTTAAAACCTTGAATATAGTTGCTTTTACTGAGCAACAAGCAGGAAATTTAGATAAAGCAAAAGAACTATTAAACCGTGCTTTAAGTTTGAAAGAAGATCATATAGATACTTTACTTGGTTTAAGTAATATTAACTTGCAAGAAGGTCGTTATCGTGAGGTTGTCCAACATTCCAGCAAAATTCTATCAATAGATGATAAAAATCAACTTGGTTATTATTTTTTAGGCTCAGCCTATTATTACTTAAATGAGATCCAAAAGGCTGTTGACACTTGGCGAACAGGCTTAAAACTAGGTGACAACGGGCTAATTAAAGATGCTTTAACAAAAGCTGAAAAAGAATTAAGCGTTTCCAGAGATTTTAGTAATGAGCGTAGCAGATTTTTTAACCTGGTTTTAGAAGGTGGGTCAAATAACTTAGAGCTTGAAAATCAGCTATTAATTACATTAGAAGCAAGCTACAGCCAATTAAAACGCCAATTTAACTATGAACCAAAAGAAAGAATTAATGCAGTTTTTTATACAAAACAAACTTTTTCAGATATAACTCGCGCTCCAAGCTGGGCAGGTGCTGTAAATGATGGAAAATTGAGGGTTCCTGTAGGTGGGCTAAATCAAATTAATACAGAACTTTCTAAAACCATAACACACGAGTTAGCCCATTCTTTTGTATATTTTAAGGCTCGTGGAAAATGTCCAACCTGGCTTAATGAAGGTATTGCTCAACTAGTAGAAGGTGATTCTGCTAGGCAATATTACCGTCAATTAGCAAGTCTTGTAGCTCAAAATCCTAGCTTTAACTTAAAAAATTTAAGCGGCTCTTTTATTAGATTTTCTCCTGAACAAGCTCAAGTAGCTTACCAATATTCTTTAGCCGCAGTTGAGCTTTTATCTGAACGTGGTATTAACATAACAATAAATGTTCTTTCAGAATTAGCACAAAATAGCGATATTGACCAGGCTCTTTCTCGTCATACTCGTTTTAGAAGCTTAAATGAGTTTGAACAAGAATTAAAACAGCGTTTGATAAATTAAATTTTTAATGGATAGAAAGATAAAGAGATGAGTTTGTCCACAAAAATAAATAATGATTCAATAGAAAAACTTCAAAAACGCCTTTATCGTCGTATGGGGCAAGCCATAGAAGATTATTCAAT
The sequence above is drawn from the Blastocatellia bacterium genome and encodes:
- a CDS encoding peptidyl-prolyl cis-trans isomerase gives rise to the protein MSEEEFREEERRKMAVAKLQEKTSQVKPPTDKEIEEYYNNNPGQFTIGKGINISQITVDAADNKAKNDAIGEDQAKQKIETLYSQLKTGGDFATVARTQSEDPSALKGGDLGFLDEQALQQGGFPPQLIQAFYQMREGDITPPVQGSKGRWYIFKLTAKRTQEEKLTLDNPQVKSQISQLLLSQRKNVLNSALLATAMSQTKVENFLAQRMLQNPDNFGSLRPTSLATGSNATENKATPKPEENKEVKENPITDPTKETKDATTDKSSEKKPTEK
- a CDS encoding zinc-ribbon domain-containing protein is translated as MRIACPKCGREYRLDPSRIPAKGARFTCWGCQAKVEVRPLQAGQNEATVTESASSKDLKEQKQAVDEAKATSSPPPATSNQSDSKSEDEGFFTGPGIKKSTLSKADSEPKREPTSAAKTAPLLPSKLQTAPNPSVEAGLTGALVGGGLTGTLKAQPLKITCPKCQHVYRIDPSRIPGGGGKFTCRNCQARIEVRPNQKTEEKSAEAVQKGTSRYQTPPVCQPTIPNAGLVANVTDTKPATEEELNKPGPITGPFSFKPPEEESKKEAQEAQAIFDGESTMVMGSPPSQIKKAMEEAQAKTDEEASKKDFGFSFTDPSNEINEPVKSPAFDFSDLSKPKEVGFDLPIPSKEEKVEANFNFLDPNAEKPAEEPKEKFSFSDDSTPIAVGTTRKESGELPNTETASADTKRDLTDPLEPISEVNSTLAMTNADIASVIESRTKEKSEEKTEKAEKKLTIPIPPVFEFDLNLPETKPSSEISSGLSQASEDLNATVAVEAGKPAWQSADNEEKAEIKKEQSDNIFDLKTSVGVPSLAPLNEATKADENKTKQLSSEPTFNLEEKEQSSPFTFIPPAVAPTLEKPGANLVKEPVKMEEKLPNSPPFSLTKGEEEKKAESKIPPPPSLKPKTEPPVLKKEDKPASEIPAFKPPKVDLPKAEPAKKEPKSDPPKAKADILNKPLKEEIKTEELPIPVYNPDIFSPPPASEEAESSGSGLFKGLIVGSSVALLGVIIYFAFFRTPTPVVTSSPTPTETQIVKNTPTVVQTPDEPITSPTPKASVSPTPTTTSPTPKASVSPTPATSPTPKVTPTPKATDKPSTGGSLPDSLAGAGKYTVQVRATQSQGEAESIGKKLRSSGAEAYVVRADLGAKGIWYRVRVGRYQSFAEAQKAGAELKNKGSVAEFIATTY
- a CDS encoding sigma-70 family RNA polymerase sigma factor: MSSDENLMTRFGRGDETAFSEIVGRHQHRLLNFIYRRTGSRELAEDIVQETFLRVVNAASRYQATAKFTTWLYTIALNLWRNEVARRRNPSELSERDRIQESVSLDQQVDFRKLQDLMQDLSEEHRLVLELSFIEGWTNQQIADLLSCSIGTIKSRKFYALKALRKRMGIDDERDERMSESTTAIG
- a CDS encoding ABC-F family ATP-binding cassette domain-containing protein → MLFRFEDIYKSYATDKVLCGVSFQINPGEKVGLVGRNGAGKTTIFRLLLATEQADQGQIFRASNLSIGLLAQQHRVVAGTTILESALSVFTKVHEIESRMKKLEQAMTELVDEALETALIEYSELQQSYEMAGGFTVSARAEAVLLGLGFNKADFSLSVTHLSGGQQARLSLAKLLLGEPDILLLDEPTNHLDISAIEWLEEFLISYKSAYVIISHDRYMLDKCTNRILELETGKISNYPGNFSFYLEEREERRKAQLRAYEQQQELIERTEEFIRRNLAGQKTKQAKSRRRMLEKMEKVESLTTTEAVASFSVKPIARSGDIVLTVEDLSIGYQTHSLATKINFTLRRGEVLAIIGGNGTGKTTLLRTLLNRQPALNGEVHWGSNISIGYYDQQLNELNQSNRVIDEIRELEPYAEEVKLRSFLGTFNFSGDDVFKQVSDLSGGEQGRLALAKLVYSRVNVLVLDEPTNHLDIISREALESALDGFAGTALVVSMMTDIFSIDWQQK
- a CDS encoding WG repeat-containing protein encodes the protein MPNETLGNFTKTDITEVTSQDLGYEKSSYNLSNFKASITFENRAFSEDLISVRINNKYGYINKAGEIVIAPMFDFADAFNEGLAQVSINGKCAYINSLGTVIIKTPFDYYNCSGFANGLAQIQVKGSVGYLDKSGQFLWPLTK
- a CDS encoding zf-HC2 domain-containing protein, with the translated sequence MNECQNLQQQLDEYLSNHLSDFAKHRIDNHLRQCSICAKEVNGYKIVIGQLRSLAKSANIEPSLSLEYSLKRITQPNPTQELFTSSNYNVLILSGTLLFVLGTIFGLLNYYGAVSSSLLISFISALLGSVVLATGLIQMRRKTKSSK